The segment TTGGCACCAAGACGGATATATCGCTCAGGATTTTTAAGAAAATCTACAATCTCTTTAACCTCATCTTTGGCCTCTTCTACACCAGCAACATCATCAAATTTAACCTTTGGTTTTTCGCTATTTATAAGCTTTTTACTGCTTCCCATGCCTAAAATTCCGCTACCCATGTTTTTTTGCATCCTGCTAGCCAAAAACATCCAAATAGCAAAGAAAATAAATACCGGAATAACCCAAGAAAATATCATATCACTTAGCCAATTACTCTCGTTATAAGCACCATAACTTATGTTATTTTCCTCTAAAAGTGGCACTAAAGTTTGGTCATTTGCTACCTTTTTAACTACATAAGTTTGCGAATTTCCACTAGCTTTGATTGTGGTTTGACCGATTACAACCTCATTTATCTGCTTTGATTTAATCAAAGATTTAAGCTCTGAATAGCTAATATTTTTTGAATTTCCGCCAGAAATTCCCATATCATCAGGGCTCATACTGCGAAAGATTAGCACCATAATAACCGCAAAAATCGCAAATACTAAGATAGGATTTTTATTAAAAAAATTACCATTATTTCCATTTGATTGATTTTTATTTTCCATTATTTTCCTTGATTTTTAAATACAAAACTCTCCCACTCATTTTGAGTTAAATTTTCCACCAACTCAAAATCGCTAAAGACATTTGTAATTCTGCTTTTATATTTTGTTAAAATTCCAGATAGTATGATTATACCGCCGGATTTGACCTTGGATTTGAGATCATTAGCAAGAAATAGTATAACATCGGCAATAATATTAGCCACCACCACATCATAACGATCTTTGCTATCTGTGACTGAGCCAACCCAAATTTGCTTTATGGATACCATATTTTTTTGAGCGTTATCAATCGTACTTTGGACCGCTAGCTCATCGGTATCGCAACTATAAACACTCAAACCTAGCTTAGCCATAGCTATACTTAAAATTCCACTACCGCAACCAACATCTAAGGCATCTTTATACTCTTTGGAATATTTAGAGATTAATTTTAAACATGAATTTGTACTCTCATGATGACCAGATCCAAAGGCAAGAGCTGGATCTATGATGATATCTATTAATCTGCTTTTTGGTTTTTCCCAACTTGGCCTAATGTAAAAATCACCCGCAATAACCGGAGTTACACCCTTTTTATACTCATTAATCCAATCTATATTATCT is part of the Campylobacter lanienae NCTC 13004 genome and harbors:
- a CDS encoding 50S ribosomal protein L11 methyltransferase, whose translation is MKDKYYELRVLSSQIEPLKDLIFEFGFTCIEEIDNGFIIRDEEDLNHIKWGLEEFASRLGCDISTDLIIKDNIDWINEYKKGVTPVIAGDFYIRPSWEKPKSRLIDIIIDPALAFGSGHHESTNSCLKLISKYSKEYKDALDVGCGSGILSIAMAKLGLSVYSCDTDELAVQSTIDNAQKNMVSIKQIWVGSVTDSKDRYDVVVANIIADVILFLANDLKSKVKSGGIIILSGILTKYKSRITNVFSDFELVENLTQNEWESFVFKNQGK